From the Acidovorax carolinensis genome, one window contains:
- the arsB gene encoding ACR3 family arsenite efflux transporter, with product MSVFERYLTVWVFLCIVVGIALGQLFPAAFQAVGRLEVAKVNIPVGVLIWVMIIPMLLRVDFAALAQVKNHWRGIGVTLFINWAVKPFSMAFLAWFFVRQVFAGSLPADQLDSYVAGLILLAAAPCTAMVFVWSRLTGGDPVFTLSQVALNDAIMVFAFAPIVGLLLGLSAITVPWDTLITSVVLYIVLPVIFAQLLRKQLLKAGPAAFERAMHRIGPWSIAALLLTLVLLFAFQGEAIIKQPLVIAMLAVPILIQVVLNSGLAYWLNRKLGEKHSIACPSALIGASNFFELAVAAAISLFGFHSGAALATVVGVLIEVPIMLAVVKVVNSSRGWYES from the coding sequence ATGAGCGTGTTCGAGCGCTATCTGACGGTGTGGGTTTTCCTCTGCATCGTCGTCGGCATTGCGCTGGGGCAACTGTTCCCGGCGGCATTCCAGGCGGTGGGCCGCCTCGAGGTCGCCAAGGTCAACATCCCCGTGGGCGTGCTGATCTGGGTGATGATCATCCCGATGCTGCTGCGGGTCGACTTTGCGGCCCTCGCACAGGTGAAAAACCACTGGCGCGGCATCGGCGTGACGCTGTTCATCAACTGGGCGGTGAAGCCGTTCTCCATGGCCTTCCTGGCATGGTTCTTCGTGCGCCAGGTGTTCGCCGGTTCGCTACCGGCCGACCAACTCGACAGCTACGTGGCCGGCTTGATCCTGCTGGCTGCCGCACCCTGCACGGCGATGGTGTTCGTCTGGAGCCGTCTGACAGGCGGCGACCCTGTCTTCACGCTGTCGCAGGTCGCCTTGAACGACGCCATCATGGTGTTCGCCTTCGCCCCCATCGTCGGCTTGCTGCTGGGCCTGTCGGCCATCACGGTGCCGTGGGACACGCTCATCACGTCGGTGGTGCTCTACATCGTGCTGCCGGTGATCTTCGCGCAGCTGCTGAGGAAGCAACTGCTGAAGGCCGGGCCGGCCGCTTTCGAACGCGCCATGCATCGCATCGGCCCGTGGTCGATCGCGGCGCTCCTGCTGACGCTCGTTCTCCTGTTCGCATTCCAGGGCGAAGCCATCATCAAGCAGCCGCTGGTGATCGCCATGCTCGCGGTGCCGATCCTGATCCAGGTGGTGCTGAATTCCGGTCTGGCCTACTGGCTCAACCGAAAGCTCGGCGAGAAGCACAGCATCGCCTGCCCGTCTGCGTTGATCGGTGCGTCCAATTTCTTCGAGCTGGCAGTGGCCGCGGCCATCAGCCTGTTCGGCTTTCACTCGGGCGCGGCCCTGGCCACCGTGGTCGGCGTGCTGATTGAGGTGCCGATCATGCTGGCAGTGGTGAAGGTCGTGAACTCGTCGCGGGGTTGGTATGAGTCGTGA
- the arsH gene encoding arsenical resistance protein ArsH, giving the protein MSRELPNVDPELFEKPDADLLLSVKRASHAPRILLLYGSVRERSYSRLLTEEAARLLRALGAETRIFDPRGLPLPDAEPDDHPKVVELRELAQWAEGMVWTSPERHGAMTGIMKAQIDWIPLAMGSVRPTQGKTLAVMEVSGGSQSFNAVNQLRVLGRWMRMITIPNQSSVAKAFLEFEENGRMKPSPYYERVVDVMEELVKFTLLTRDCAQYLVDRYSERRESAEALSKRVNLRSI; this is encoded by the coding sequence ATGAGTCGTGAACTGCCGAACGTCGATCCTGAACTCTTTGAAAAACCCGATGCGGATCTGCTGCTGTCGGTAAAGCGCGCAAGCCATGCGCCGCGCATCCTGTTGCTGTATGGGTCGGTTCGCGAGCGGTCCTACAGCCGGTTGCTGACCGAGGAGGCAGCGCGACTGCTTCGCGCGCTCGGCGCCGAGACGCGGATCTTTGATCCTCGCGGCTTGCCGTTGCCGGACGCCGAACCCGACGACCATCCCAAGGTAGTGGAGCTACGCGAGCTCGCTCAGTGGGCGGAGGGAATGGTCTGGACCTCGCCCGAACGTCACGGCGCCATGACCGGGATCATGAAAGCCCAGATCGATTGGATTCCGCTGGCAATGGGCTCCGTTCGGCCCACGCAGGGCAAGACGCTCGCGGTCATGGAGGTGTCGGGCGGCTCGCAGTCCTTCAACGCGGTGAACCAGCTGCGCGTGCTCGGCCGCTGGATGCGCATGATCACGATCCCCAACCAGTCGTCGGTGGCCAAGGCCTTCCTCGAATTCGAGGAGAACGGCCGCATGAAACCCTCACCGTACTACGAGCGCGTGGTCGACGTCATGGAAGAGCTGGTGAAGTTCACGCTGCTCACGCGCGATTGCGCTCAGTACCTGGTCGACCGCTACAGCGAGCGCCGCGAGAGTGCGGAAGCCCTGTCGAAGCGAGTCAACCTGCGCAGTATCTAG
- a CDS encoding arsenate reductase ArsC: MADKTYNVLFICTGNSARSIMAEGLLNYMGDGRFKAYSAGSHPAGKVNAHALRTLERLRLPAEGYRSKNWDEFAKPDSPALDFVLTVCDKAAGEMCPVWPGQPMTAHWGVADPAAFEGSEEATERQFMDTALTLKRRIELMLALPLARLDSMAIQREIRDIGKAQKAAQ, from the coding sequence ATGGCTGACAAAACCTACAACGTGCTCTTCATCTGCACGGGCAACTCTGCGCGCTCCATCATGGCCGAGGGCCTGCTCAACTACATGGGGGATGGGCGATTCAAGGCCTACTCGGCGGGCAGTCATCCGGCTGGCAAGGTCAACGCCCATGCGCTACGCACACTGGAAAGGCTGCGCCTGCCTGCAGAGGGCTACCGCAGCAAGAACTGGGACGAGTTCGCGAAGCCAGATTCACCCGCCTTGGATTTCGTGCTGACGGTGTGCGACAAGGCTGCCGGCGAGATGTGCCCGGTCTGGCCAGGACAGCCGATGACCGCACACTGGGGCGTGGCCGACCCTGCAGCCTTCGAAGGATCGGAAGAGGCCACCGAGCGCCAGTTCATGGACACGGCGCTCACGTTGAAGCGCCGGATCGAGTTGATGCTGGCATTGCCTCTGGCCCGGCTCGACTCGATGGCCATCCAGCGCGAGATCCGCGACATCGGCAAGGCTCAAAAGGCTGCGCAATGA
- a CDS encoding arsenate reductase ArsC, translating to MTLNVLILCTHNSARSVLAEGMLNHWAQKLGKDVKAFSAGSAPSGRINPFAIEVLQAAGVNTEGFRSKSWDEFSTPPMQVVITVCDSAAQETCPYWPGTRVKMHWGYPDPSNTEGGDNAKRQAFELTRQAISYRMLQLLALDNPDAMSDAELQERLSNISAS from the coding sequence ATGACGCTCAACGTTCTGATCCTCTGCACCCACAACTCCGCCCGCAGCGTGCTGGCCGAGGGCATGCTCAACCACTGGGCCCAGAAGCTCGGCAAGGACGTGAAGGCGTTCAGCGCCGGCAGCGCACCCAGCGGAAGAATCAACCCGTTCGCCATCGAGGTGCTGCAGGCGGCCGGCGTGAACACCGAGGGCTTTCGCAGCAAGAGCTGGGACGAATTCTCCACGCCGCCGATGCAGGTGGTCATCACGGTCTGCGACAGTGCGGCGCAGGAGACCTGCCCCTACTGGCCGGGCACGCGCGTCAAGATGCATTGGGGCTATCCGGACCCATCGAACACGGAAGGTGGCGACAACGCCAAACGCCAGGCTTTCGAGCTGACGCGCCAGGCGATTTCCTATCGCATGCTGCAGCTGCTCGCGCTGGACAATCCGGACGCGATGAGCGACGCCGAGCTGCAAGAGCGGCTGAGCAACATCTCTGCGAGCTGA